A stretch of the Aphis gossypii isolate Hap1 chromosome 2, ASM2018417v2, whole genome shotgun sequence genome encodes the following:
- the LOC114126860 gene encoding synapsin produces MAPTDRPPASGAQSQQRAQQRQYASKPSRSQAATPASEAADMRLEFQQQQQPGNRTISAPTSPAKTRDSILQRVQSLTDAAKEKASSISNDIKYAAATRRQQRVNKDRLLTLLVVDDENYDWSRYFRGKRFFGDFEIHVEQADIKDLTVTASAERGCTVSMAVLSPSGSRVVRSFRPDFFLCRQSVRDASKDYRNVLLGLNIGGVPSINSLHSLYNFQDKPWVYGQLVQLQKKLGKENFPLIEQTFYPSSGEMSVATQLPVVLKVGHAHGGVGKIKVENNSDFQDMTSIVSVASTYCTTEPFVDSKYDLHLTKIGPHYRAFMRKSISGNWKSCVGSAMLEETEVLERYKFWLDSVAELFGGLDILSLEVVVSKDGIEQIIGVNDSALSLLGTQQEEDRKYIFDLIMEKLETQVLANMGLQAGSGITQTQEEEPPAIPARRDSLVSESSVTSGHQSSQPAKANLSRQGSIISAPTPVPVQQNKGQLDDTEDTMKNLRKTFAGIFGEM; encoded by the exons ATGGCACCGACCGACCGGCCGCCGGCGTCCGGGGCGCAGTCGCAACAACGCGCTCAACAGCGACAGTATGCGTCTAAGCCGTCGCGTTCGCAAGCTGCCACGCCCGCGTCTGAGGCAGCAGACATGCGACTGGAATTCCAGCAACAACAGCAGCCGGGTAATCGGACCATAAGTGCGCCGACCAGTCCGGCCAAGACGAGAGACTCAATACTACAGCGCGTCCAATCACTGACGGACGCAGCAAAGGAGAAGGCCAGTTCGATAAGCAACGATATCAAGT ATGCGGCAGCAACACGAAGACAGCAGAGAGTAAACAAAGACCGTTTGTTAACTTTACTCGTGGTGGATGACGAGAACTATGATTG GTCTAGATACTTCCGGGGCAAACGGTTCTTTGGCGATTTCGAGATACACGTTGAACAGGCGGACATCAAAGACTTGACGGTAACCGCTAGTGCGGAAAGAGGATGCACGGTCAGCATGGCCGTGCTTTCGCCTTCTGGTTCTCGGGTGGTCCGTTCGTTCAGACCGGACTTCTTCCTGTGCCGGCAAAGCGTCAGAGATGCCAGTAAGGATTATCGAAACGTCCTGTTGGGATTGAACATCGGTGGCGTGCCCAGCATTAATTCTCTACACTCGTTGTACAACTTTCAG gaTAAACCGTGGGTGTATGGGCAATTGGTacaacttcaaaaaaaattgggcAAGGAAAACTTCCCGTTGATCGAACAGACTTTCTATCCGAGCTCTGGTGAAatg TCTGTGGCAACTCAATTGCCAGTGGTCCTCAAAGTCGGGCATGCTCACGGAGGCGTGGGAAAAATAAAAGTGGAAAATAATTCTGACTTCCAGGATATGACATCAATTGTATCTGTTGCTTCAACGTACTGCACCACCGAACCTTTCGTCGATAGCAAATACGATCTTCATCTAACTAAAATTGGACCTCATTATAGAGCATTCAT gcGTAAAAGCATCTCGGGAAATTGGAAATCGTGCGTTGGTTCGGCGATGTTGGAAGAAACCGAAGTTCTAGAAAGATATAAATTTTGGTTGGATTCTGTGGCAGAACTTTTTGGTGGTTTGGACATTTTGTCATTGGAGGTAGTTGTCTCTAAAGACGGAATAGAACAAATCATTGGTGTTAACGACTCTGCATTATCTTTACTGGGAACTCAACAAGAAGAAGataggaaatatattttcgatttgaTCATGGAAAAATTAGAA ACACAAGTTTTGGCAAATATGGGTCTTCAAGCAGGTTCAGGTATCACCCAAACACAAGAAGAAGAACCACCAGCTATTCCGGCTAGACGAGATTCTTTGG TTTCAGAGAGCAGCGTCACCAGCGGACATCAATCTAGTCAACCGGCGAAAGCAAATCTAAGTCGTCAAGGTTCTATTATTTCAGCTCCCACTCCAGTTCCAGTGCAGCAAAACAAAGGACAGTTAGACGACACCGAAGACactatgaaaaatttaagaaaaactttTGCTGGAATCTTTGGCGAAATGTAA